GAGGGTCTTGCTCAAGATAACATGGTAAATTAGAAGCCAAGTCAGGGATTGATCTCAGGACTTCAGAGTCCCTTCTATACCCTCTATAGGGTTACTAGAGTTCCATTCAGTTCAACAAGCCTGCAGTCATGCacactttcattcattcagcccaCACGGagtaagcacctactgtgtgctaagaACTGAGGACCCAGCAGTTAGCAAGCCAACCTAGTCATTCTCCAAGTACTCACAGCATGGGGAAGAGGCGCACATAACTGGGCAGTTACAACCCACTGTGACAAGTGCTAGCAAGATTAGATGGAAGCCTGGAAGAGGCCCCTACCCAAGGTGGAAGGCGGTCAGTGCAAGCTTTATGgacaaaattgtatttaaaagcTGAGCCTTGGAAGAAAAGCAAGAGTCCCGGTTTGGGGCCGGGATGGGGTTAGGGGACAGGTCAGGGTGTTTCAGGGAGAGGAAACAATAGGTACAAAACCCCAGCAAGGAGGGAGAACACTGTGAGCTCTGGCATCTGTGACCGGTGCAGAGTGGCCATGAAGAGATATGTTGTTTGTTGGGAAAAGTGGCATGAGAGGAAGCAGCAGTTTCAAATGCCAAGGAAAAGTGTCTGCGAGCACCTTCCCTACACCCTGGGGCGAGAGCTGGGCACCGAGAGGTGAGGTTGGGGAACAGGCCAGAGAGCTGCTGGTGGCAACAGAACTAGGGCTGGCACCAGGCAGTAGGGACTGTTCCTGAAAGGAACCTATGTGAGCAAAACTTTTTATGGTTTGCAGTCAGAGGCAGTGTTGCGGTTAGAGTGCTGGCCCTGAAGCCAGAAtgactgggtttgaatcctggttctacTGCTTCctagcagtgtgaccttggataaacgacctctctctctgggtctcagtttgctcatctacaaaatggggattGTGcgccgtgtgtggtggctcatgcctataatcccagcaccctgggaggccaaggcaggatgatcggTTTAGGAGAGgccaggcgttcgagaccagcgtgggcaatatagccagaaaataatttaaaaattagcctggtgtagtggtgcatgcctatagtcccagctacacaggaggctgagtcgggaagattccttgagcccaggagtttgaagttgcagtgagctaagatcacactactgcattacagcctgggtgaccggAATTTAGaatgaccccatctctaaaataaaacaaaataaaggacagGTAACAGGGCTATTGTAAGCTCAGGGCACTCTAAGGTGTCAGTAACCCTGCAAAGAAAGCACGCTCCAACCCGTTACAGGAACAATGGTGATGCTGCTGTTGCGTTAAAGGCTTGACTTAGTGCCAGTCCTCTCTCACTAAGCTGAGTCCATTCAGTGCTCCTCAACGGCAGCCCCATAAAGGGATCCTTTCGGAATGCCCATTTCACAGCTGAGGAAACGGGCTCAGCGGAGGGAGTGACTTGCCGCCTGCGTCTGTGGGCGGCTCGGGCGGGTGGGACGGAGCGAGCGGAACCAGCGAGCCGGAGCCTGAGCACCGCGTCCTTCCCGCAGGTACCTGAGCGCCCTGTACCTGGGGCTGCAGAGCCGCTGGCGCGGGGAGCGGCTGCGGCGCCACTTCTACTGGCGGATGCTGTTCGAGAGCGCGGACGTGAGCATGCTGCGCCTGCTGGAGACCTTCCTGCGCAGCGCCCCGCAGCTCGTGCTGCAGCTCAGCCTGCTCGTGCACCGCGGGGGCGCGCCCGACCTGCTGCCGGGTGAGCCCGCCCCTTCACCTTCCGCGCCTGGGACCGCCCCAACGGGCCTTTCTCCCTGCTTCCGGCTCCCTGGGGATGCCCTGTGCGCTTCCCCACCCAAGCTCAGGGCTCAGTCAGGATTTAGGGAGGCCAGCCCCTTCTACCGTCACCGCCCTCCAGGCCTCTGGAGACCCCTGCGTCCCCTTCGATGGCCCACTTACCCTCAGAGTGAGGCGGGACATGGCCCTTCCACTCCCTCGCCACCCGTCAGGCCCTCTGGGTGCTCCCGCCCTTGTCCTTTCCCCGTTGCCAGAGCCAACCAAACCCCATTTCCCATCCAAACACCTCAGACCCTCTGGGGACTGCTCTGCCCCCTTCATTCCTGATCCCAGCCTGCATCAACTGGGGGGCCCCCTGCCTGCCTCAAAGACCTGACCAATCACCATCAGTTTCCAGAGAGTCGCCCTCTTCACTGGGGGGGCCCCAGAGGGCCCTCCCAGGCCTACTCCTGGCAcccatcccctcctcctccctacAGGCCCTGTTAATctcccaccctgcccctcccATAATGACAGACCAGGTCAAGCCCCTCAATGTCAGAGAAAAACCACATCCCCCTGTCTCCCTGAAGCACCCCACGTTCTTCCCACCCAGTCCCTGCCCAACCCATCCTCAGTGTCCCAAAAGACTATCATCACCCCTCAGGGCTCTGGGTATCCCTTGCCCAGATACTGGGTCCCAATCGTAGCGCTTCCCACCTTGGGTCTCTCCGACCCCGCCCCTCAGCTCTGCTCAGCTCTAGGTATTCCTCTCCATACCCGGCCTCCTCCTGGTGGCCCACAACATCTAACGGCCCCTCCTGGCTGCTCCACACCCTAATCATGACCTCCTCTTCACCTTCCCTTCCACTCCCAGAATCCTGGACCCTCATTTTCCACCATCCCGTCAAGCCCCTGAACCCTGACAGCCCCACACCAGAATCCTAGATGGAGACCAATCCCCCATCTTCGCCTCCCTTTATGCTCCCACCCTGCAGAAGTACCCAGTCCTGTGCACCCTCACGCACCTCATCATTGCTCTTGAAGCTCCCCACCTCCCAGACCTTCCCCACTCCCCTGCTGATCCACAGACCCTTTCCTGACCCAGAACCGGCTCCTGACCCAGaacccttcccccctccccagaCCCCAACCCGAGCCCGCCCCTAACCCAGCCCACACCACCCCTGCCCTGTCTCCACAGCCCTgtccacctccgcctccctcgTGTCTCTGGCCTGGACGCTGGCCTCCTACCAGAAGGTGCTTCGGGACTCCCGGGATGACAAGCGGCCGCTGTCCTACAAGGGCGCCGTGGCCCAGGTGCTGTGGCACCTGTTCACCATTGCCGCCCGCAGCCTGGCCTTCGCGCTCTTCGCCAGTGTCTACAAGCTCTACTTTGGCATCTTCATCGTGGCCCACTGGTGCGTCATGACCTTCTGGGTCATCCAAGGGGAGACAGACTTCTGCATGTCCAAGTGGGAGGAGATCATCTAcaacatggtggtgggcatcatCTACATCTTCTGCTGGTTCAACGTCAAGGAGGGCCGCAGCCGCCGCCGCATGACCCTCTACCACTGCATCGTCCTGCTGGAGAACGCCGTGCTCACCGGCTTCTGGTACTCCAGCCGCAACTTCTCCACCGACTTCCACTCGCTCATTATGGTCTGCGTGGTGGCCTCCAGCTTTGCACTGGGCATATTCTTCATGTGTGTCTACTACTGTCTCCTGCACCCCAACGGGCCCATGCTGGGTCCCCAGACGCCTGGCTGCATCTTCCGTGAGGCCTCCGAGCCCTGTGGCCCACCTGCTGATGCCATCACGAGTCCCCCCAGGTCCCTGCCGAGGACTACAGGTGCCGAGCGAGACGGGGCCTCTGGGGGGGAGCGTGCGGGGACCCCCACACCACCTGTCTTCCAGGTTCGGCCTGGCTTGCCTCCCACACCAGTGGCCCGCGCATTGCGGACAGAGGGGCCTGTCATCCGGATTGACTTGCCTCGCAAGAAGTACCCAGCGTGGGATGCTCATTTTATTGACCGCCGGCTCCGGAAGACCATCCTGGCACTGGAGTACTCCTCGCCTGTCACACCCCGGTTGCAGTACCGGAGTGTGGGGACCTCCCAGGAGCTTCTGGAGTATGAGACCACGGTGTAGGCTACAGTGTCCCTGCACAAAAGGGACAGGCTTGGCTGATCCCACATCAGCCACAGTGttgagcccagaatttcaagGCCACCAGGCTAAGGGGGAGTGGATCGATTGGTCCGAGGGTAGAGTGGCCCCACTCTTGGGTTCTTTCAGGGGAGGGGGCAGCCTTGCGGAGGCCCCAGCCCTGGGCCCCATTTTCAGCCTTGTGGCCCATTCCCTAAATTCCCCTGACCCAGGGCCCGGGGAATCATCTGGTGCTACACTTCTCGAGCTGCCCTGCTTTTGTGGGGCCTCCACACCTCTCCCCTGCCTGGCCTTGCCCATGTGTCACCCCTGCTGGACCTGCCAGAGAAGGGGCACTGTCTGGGGTCCATGACCCAGACCCTGTGCTCCTAGGGGGTTGTGGGGAGTGGGCTGCCTCGGCGGTGGGAGGACACCTCGGAGAAGGATGGAGGAGGCCATGGAAGGGATGGGGTGAGGTTGGAGCATAGTGTGGACAGGGAGGGCATGGGTCCTGGAGGGTCTGAGGCCTGGAGCCAGGGCAAGAGTGAGCTGAAggagggagctggggtggggcagggtgttggggtggggggctggcAGTGCTAGAGATGGATAGGAGAAAGAACTGTGGGAGTCTAGGCTGGCAGAAGCATGGAGGGGTAGAAGGCTTGGGGGAGGGGAACCCGCAATCCAGAACATAGCAAATAAGAATGAACTCCTCAGGATACGTCTCTTGTTGTGGGCTCTGTGAAGGATGAGGTTCTACACACCTTGGGTGAAATGTTTCAAGGAGCCATTCTTTGTTCTAGATGAGCACCTGGAATATGGCTTCTAGATGCAGGTCTTCAACACAGCAGATAAGATGCCTGGGAAGATCCCTGGGCTCAAGTCCAGGTGAGGTTTTAGCACATTTATCAGAGGAACTGATCCAGAAGCACGCTTAGTTCTAGATTGAGTTCTAGAGTGCTAGTCTGATCAAATGTCCCAGGGAGCTGCTCTGAGCTGTGTATTCTGCTGTAAGGAGGGAGGACACTGGAGCCCTGCTGCTCTGCTATGGGGGATTCTAGCACCTGCCATGGTGGTGGGGGAGAAGGGTTCTAGAACCCAATGTGAATGGAATTTTCTAGGAATGGGTGCTCTGATTCTAGACTTCTGAGGCTCATGGGAGCTCTAGGCCCCTGCTACCTTGGTCCACAGCCATCTTTCTAAAAGGAAGTTGTCCTCAGAACCCCTGAGACATTTCAGTTGCCAACTGGTTCCCAGCTAGAAAAAAATAGCTCTGGGATGTGACATGAATCCTGGCTCCCAGCCACCCTGCAAATGGGGCTCTCTGGGGCGGCATCTGGGAAACTGACTTGTTTTGCCTTAGATCTGATGACTCCCCAGGACCTGTGGTCTAGTCTCATAGCCTGAATATCTTCAACATACTGGGTGCCCAGGGGACTCACCCAGGGCCCCTCCTCCCACCTAGGAGAGCCAGTCCTGGATTGAGGGGGCGTATGGGAGAGGGGAAGTAGGCAGTTTCATGGGGTGAGGGGACAGAGCCTCTAGCAGAGCTGGgaacccatctctctctctctctctctctctctctctctctctctctctctcacatacacacacacacacacacacacacacacacacacacatacactccccACAGCAACTAAGGTGCATTCAGTGGGAGAGGATGGCAGGGGATGTTAAGGACAGCCGCAAACCTGATCCTGAAGTGAGGTGGACCATGAGAATCCTAACTATGCAAATTAGAGGGGTGTTTAGCCCTCCCCGGTTCAGCCTCTCTTAGGTTacaaatgagaaactgaggccctgagtgTCAGCCACTCTCTCAAGGCCCCAGACTCTGGGCTGCCCCATCCAAAGGTGATGGGCAACGATGAATTACTGGGGATGCAGTGTGACCCCAAAGGAAGAGAGGAGCAGATTGCCCACATATACACAAGCACAACAACTGTGATACAAGTCACCCTCCTGCCAGCAGAGACGGTGTGTGCATCAGCCCTGCCAACATAGCAAGaatgcttttccttctttctgctgctAAGCACCCTCAGGAACCAGGCCTCAAGGATGATGGGTGGTGGGAGAAGCCCAAGGCTGACCCAGGCACAGTCCGCTGTGTTCATCCATCCTGCTTGTCCTCTGCCCAAATCCATCTTTGGAGGCTGAATTCACACACAAAGCCTTTGTGAGACGGGAGCTTTGAGGTTGCAGACCCAGACTCAGAAACAGACTGTTTCTCCAGGGCCAACTTTGTGCCGGAAACTTTTACCCCATGTGGTTTCACTTACACTCTCTGCTGCTCACAACATCCCTACAAGAGAGGTATTATTaacccatcttacagatgaggaaactgaggcccagagaggtggcaTGAGGGTCACCCTTGGCAAGTTATTCTCCTCCCCAGTGTCCTAGAATGGCCCATCTGGCTGCTGCATTCTAGAGGAAATTCTAGAGGACCTAGCTGGGGTCCTTTACCACTCCAGGAGGCTCCCAAGGGGCAGGGATGTGCTGGCAGGGCTTGGCATGGTCTGGGGCTCACAGGGAAGCCACAGCCACATTTTTGGATTTCactccacccccactccccacctctTCTCAGTCCCACACACCCTTCCCTAGGGGCCTTTGCCTGCAGGGACATCTGGGCACAGAAATGGCAAAGGGATCAGGGAGAGGGCAGCAGGCACCTTCTCCTGCTTCTCACCCTCAGAAGAGTCTCAGCACTTTAATGACTGAGTCCCCACCCAGGAGCTCAGGACCAGGCCTGAGGCCCCCTGCTCCACTGGTTCGTCCCTTCTTTTCACTGGGATAGAGGAGCCAGATGAGGGAGGGTCCATCCCCTTagagctgttttgtttttctttctgtgacacAATCTACCTCAGCCAGTCTCTCCCCTGGCAGAACTGACCCCCTGGTCCTCTGCCTCCTGTTCCCTGTCCCCCAGCCCAGTCTGGATGCTCAATCCTTCCCAGAATCCCTACAGGGTCCTTGCAGCCCAGAGCATCCCTGAGGGTCCCTTAGGGTCCCTTAAGCCACCTGCTTTCCACATCTATTGGGAGAAAGTGAGACCCAGAGAGGACCAAGGACTCACCAAAGGTCACACAGGAAGTCAGTGGCAGTTAGGATTTCCCTGGGGACGAGAGATACTTGGGTGTGTCTTAATTTTGCCAGAAACAGAAGAGAACAGGATGCTCTGGGTACCAAATATCGCAGGCCCTGCCTTCAGTACCTCTAATCCCAGGAGACCAGTGTCCCCGTTTCCAGGGCAGACTTCTATCTCCCTGTTTTCTTAGAACTGGCCCCCAGGCTATTGTGTTCCCCAAACCTCTGCAGGCCCAACACCCCGTCAGGGCACCTCCTGGCACTGATGTGCCACGTGCCTTGTAACTGTCACCCCAGCTGAACAGCGCggacctccccactcccccacagAGGGCTCCCTAACAAGGGGGCCTTGCTCGATAACGCTCCTCTCATCTGCCCATTCatgtgtctcctccaaatctgCCTTACCAACAGCCAGCTCCCTGCTACACCTGTGTCCCACAGAGGCATGTCACCCATGAGAGCTAGggaaggcagagggcagggaaGGCGAAGCCTGGGGAAAGTCCAGGTCTCTGGGAAAGGCAGAGGGGTCTGGAAAGATCCAGGGAAGGTCTCGCTTGCACCCAACACCTTCCTAAGTACTCGAATTCTGCAGGTTCTTTCCTTGGAATTCATCTGGGCCTGGAGTCCACAGAAGCTTCAGACAGTGGGAAGAAGGTTTTCTGGGACAAGGGGTACATGGGATGCAAACTCAAATGCCTCGAGATAATGAACAATAGGGAATGGTGGGGACTCTGGCAAACAGGAGAGTACGTATCTGCCCTGCCTGTAGGCACTAACATTTACATTTGTAGAAAACTGCCGGCCACTCATATTGCTGGCCCATGTGCCACCAGTTTGAGACTTCTGGTTCAAAATGTTGAGAAGGTTCTGGAGCATCCTGCAGAGTCTGGAAACCCCTCAGGGGAAGTCAGGAACAGAGGTCGTGGCTCCCTCTGAGACTTTGCTACTCCACCCCTAAATCCTTACCTCCTGGCTATCTGAGAACTCAGTCCACTAGCCTCTCAGCTAAAAAGGGAAGTCTAGGGGTCCACAGGGTCCCTGGTTTGGGAATCATCATCTGATAAGGGCTACAGGCCCCTCCAGTGCCTCAGGGGGTTAGGGGCTGCTGGAATCTTCTCCAGCTTGGGGGCCCCTTGTTAGTAGGAACCTACATTGGGCTGCAGGGGAGTCCAGGCGCAGGATGTGGACTGAAAGCCAGGACCCAACTGCCCCATTCTGTGCTGGCCCCTGCCACCTTtgactcctgcctccctcccagttCAAACTGTGATGGCACCTGCGGTAGAGATTGGTGAGTGAAGCTGTCAGTTTCTGTATTCAAGTGCTTTGTGATGTCACAATAGAAGGGAGAGAGTGGGTGCCAAGCACCAAGGGACGGAAGGCACCAAGTGGGTGCCATGGGTAGTAGTCGGGTAGAGGTCCAAGTCCCCCTTCCCAACCACAGAGGCTTCTGAgaccctggggctggggaggaaagGGGCCGCAATGTGCCATTCTGGTTGGGGAGAGGCTAGGACATTTCTGGGTCCTTGGCTGCTGCCGGGAGAGGCATGGGGAGGAAGAACTCTGCAGCGGGAGATGTGggagtagaaaagaaaagccctgtCCAGGCCTGGCCTGGTTTCTGGAGACAGGAAACTCCCCAAGGGACAGAGAGGTTACCCCCCGTGCTTGGCTTCTGCCACCCTTCCCTTCTCTGGAGGAGGAGGCCACCCTCTCCTCAGCAACCCTAGCCTTTATTCTATGCATAGCCACTGCAAGAGCACTCCCGGTCCAGGCTGAAGGGGTGGGGGCCCAGGGGCACTTGCAATAATCTCAGAATGGGGGGTACCCTGGGACAAAGAGGGGGTACAGAAGGTGCCAGAGGGGAAAGGTGGTTCCTCCATCTCTGTCTCACCCAAATCCCCCCAGACCAAATCTGACCCTTTTCTGCCTGGTCTCCATTGGGCTAAACCACTGAACTTGGAGGGGCCTCATATAAACATAGCCCCCAGTCCCACGGGCTTTCCAAACCTGTCCTGAAATAGCTGGAAGGGATCTGAACTGTTCCCAGAGCTCCCTCATTATTTTCTTCCCCGAGGATCCTGTAGTTCGGGAGATCTTTCTCCCAAACCAGCCGCATTTCTTGAAGAAGAATTCATTTTCCCACATTAAGTTAACTCAAGCTGAGCTTTTGATTGCAAATAAATGCTTCCAAGGCCTCAAGTCAGCTTCTAGAGCTTGAGGGTGGGGGAATATTTGTATTCTATTGGGTTGCTTAATACAAAATTCTCAAAAGCACTCTTGGGCACCCATTTCTGCCTTCACAGGCCCTCAGGGTCTGCACCCCATGTTGGGACTCAATGGTTTAGACATCCAGCATCCTATTTTACTGAAGGGGCAGGCCCAGAGACGGGAGGTGgccagcccaaggtcacacagtcagcTGGTGGCAGGGTGAGACCAGAATCCAGTTCCTTTGAGGGTCCCACCAGAATACCCCCAGCCCTGGTCCTCCCCTCCACGTCCCTGGAACTCTAGGAATCACTAGCCATGCCTGAGGGGCTAATCTCCCTCTGTCAGCACAATTCTGAGTGATTCTTCCCCTCCCTGTCGTCTCTTCCTTCCTAAGGGGCCCTCACCCCTGTCCACTTCTGTTTCCTATTTCTGGTCCCACCTCCTGGTATTTACTACATCTGTGCCATCTCCCATCCCCCAGACCCCCACTTGCCCTCCATGCTTCCCCCAGGAAGGGGAGGGGCCCTCCAAGCTGGGGCCCCTTTATTGAGACTCTTTTGTACACCACagactttttgtatatttttaattttgctgcGACATGAGATATTAAAAGTCATTTCAGTACGTGCTGCTTGTGTCCCATTGTTTTGGCTGTTCTGGGCCAGGGGAAGGAGAATCGGAAGGAGGGATGGGTAGGGTACCACCTGCCACAATCTCTGTGGCTTAAGAGAGAAAGGCCTTTGGCTGGGAGAGGGTGGGACATTATACAATGCTTCCTGTTTACTGGACAGcatctcaatcaatcaaccaGAAAGAATCCTAACGCCAAATGTTCTACACGTTAtctccaaactcattttacagataaggaaaaaaaataaataaataaaagacaaaggtgGGATATACTTGTTAGAGATCACAGAATGAGTCTATGACAAAATCGGGACCTCAACTGAAGTTCCTAACTCCACTACAACAAATGCTTACTGAGAACCTACTCCGTGCCAGACAGTTCTAGGCACAGTGAACAAGAAACATGTAAAACAggcaaagtccctgccctcaaggagcttacatcCTATCCTAGCGGGTATTGCCTCTAAAATGGCCTGTCTCCAGGACTTCCATCCtaatccagtggttctcaaacttcaaaGTGCATCAGAGTCACTTGGGGAAGAGAGGGTATGTTTCCAAcacatatttctgtctttataacCAGGGAGTAGATTTCCCATGcctggaaatctgcatttttaaagttcttcagGCATGCTTAAAGAACATGCCTGGAAATCCTGCATTCTGGTGCAAGCAGGTCTGAGGACCTGACCTtaaggacctttttttttttttttttttttctccagagacagtctcactctgtcacccaggctggagtgcagtgatgcaatcatagctcactgcagccttgaactcctaggctcaagcaatcctttcgcctcagcctccggagtagctgggactgcaggcatacaccaccatgcccagctaattttaaaaacattgttataGAAATgagggtctccctatgctgctcaggctggtctcaaactcatagcctcaagcaatcttccagcctcagcctcccaaagtggtgggattacagacataagccactgtacccagccaaggACCACTACTTTAATATACCCTCCACAAATCTGATCACGGCATTTCCTTGCTTTAGAACCTCCCGTGGCTCCCCAGTGCCTTCACGATAAAGGTCAAACTCTACTGCCAGACTCTGGCTTTTTAGAAACTGAGCCTACAACACCTGGAATCTCGTCTCTGACGTAGCCCACCTGGCCCCCATAGCGTCTCCAAACCATCCATTTTCCTGTTTCCATGAGACTCTCCTGATTGCCATCAACAGGCTTTCTCACCATGCTTTCATGCAGGTGGAGCCCCAGTTTCCCAACGGTCCCCCTCCAAAGTGCCCAGGGAATGTAACCCTGACCTGGCCCCAGGAGGCAAATCATGGTTGACCAAAGACAGTGGTTCCCAAACTGTGGTCTCCAGGCTAGCAGCACCAGGGAACTCATTATAAATACAGATTCTCAGGCTTCAGACTTACTAAATCAGCCACCATGTGGATGGGGCATGGTAATTTGTTTGACGCCAtctgggtgattctgatgcatgcccATGTTTGAGGACCATTGGTCTAAGATAATTCCCCTTACAAGGAATTGATGGGGACGGGGGCATGTGACCCAATTCTGGTAAGGTGGGGACTGCTAAGTGTCCCCCAGTATCCATGTTCCCCCTTTTCTATAAAGAGTTTTTAGCTAGGCACATAGCCACTCAgaataaaagactacatttcccagcctcctttgcagctagGC
This is a stretch of genomic DNA from Saimiri boliviensis isolate mSaiBol1 chromosome 9, mSaiBol1.pri, whole genome shotgun sequence. It encodes these proteins:
- the XKR7 gene encoding XK-related protein 7; this encodes MAAKSDGAAASAGPGPEGAAGGARGSTGGRGEVAAAAGTPVGVGAGGPGPRYELRDCCWVLCALLVFFSDGATDLWLAASYYLQGQRTYFSLTLLFVLLPSLVVQLLSFRWFVYDYSEPAGAPGPAVSTKDSVAGGAAISTKDSASAFRTKEGSPEPSPQPAPSSASDYRRRCCRLCVWLLQTLVHLLQLGQVWRYLSALYLGLQSRWRGERLRRHFYWRMLFESADVSMLRLLETFLRSAPQLVLQLSLLVHRGGAPDLLPALSTSASLVSLAWTLASYQKVLRDSRDDKRPLSYKGAVAQVLWHLFTIAARSLAFALFASVYKLYFGIFIVAHWCVMTFWVIQGETDFCMSKWEEIIYNMVVGIIYIFCWFNVKEGRSRRRMTLYHCIVLLENAVLTGFWYSSRNFSTDFHSLIMVCVVASSFALGIFFMCVYYCLLHPNGPMLGPQTPGCIFREASEPCGPPADAITSPPRSLPRTTGAERDGASGGERAGTPTPPVFQVRPGLPPTPVARALRTEGPVIRIDLPRKKYPAWDAHFIDRRLRKTILALEYSSPVTPRLQYRSVGTSQELLEYETTV